The DNA segment TGATCGGCCAGAAAGTACACCTGCTTGCGTGCGTCCCGGAAGCTGTACCGCGAGCCGACCAGGTCGGCCTCGTCCAGGCGGTTCAGGGCGTATCGGACCGTCCGGTCGGGAAGCAGCGACGCCTCCGCGAGTTCTCCCTGTGACAGCGGCGGGCTGTCTTCTAGTACCTTCGCTACGAGCTTCGCGCTCGGCGGCAGCTCCTTGAGTCGGTCGCGAACGGTGCTGTCAGTGAAGCTAACCTCCGGGCGCACGCCTTCGGTAGTCGTACTCATACACCCAACTCGATCACCGTCACTGGTAAAACTTGTCTATATTCATATGCAAAGAATACTATCTATATAAGGTCTATTGAGACTCCTGTGTGAGTTGCACCTTCATACCATACTGCCGAACGCACGCGAGGCCGTCCGCTCGCTGGTCCGTTTCGGATGGATCGCTGTGACGATTTTCCGCCCTGATCGCAGGCGGCCGACACGGAAGGGTCTTACAGCAATCCGTATCAGTATCGTTTTATTCCTACGCTGAGGACATTCCTGACACCGTGAAAGGACAGGAGTGGTACCAGGCCGACGACATCGCCGAGGAGTACGAGGAGAAGCGCTTCTCGCGTGGTGGCCGCCTGATCGACCGGCGGGAGAAACAGGCTGTGTTAGATGCGATCGGACCGGTCGAGGATACCGATGTGCTGGAGATCGCCTGCGGGACGGGTCGGTTTACCGTGATGCTGGCTGAACGCGGTGCGGACGTCGTCGGACTGGACATTTCGGGCCCGATGCTCAAGCAGGGCCGTCAGAAGGCTCAGGCTGCCGGCGTCAGTGATCACCTCGAGCTCATGCGCGGCGACGCGGGCCGTCTGCCGTTCCCCGACGATCACTTCGACGCCGTGATCGCGATGCGGTTCTTCCATCTCGCCGATACGCCCGCGTCGTTCCTGAGTGAAATGCGTCGGGTCTCGCGTGAGGTCGTCTTCTTCGATACGTTCAATCGCTTCTCGACGCGTTCGATCTACAACTGGGCGCTGCCGATGGGGTCGCGGCTGTACTCGCGGTGGGAGGTCAACCGACTGCTCGACGACGTCGGACTACAACTGGTCAACGGCGAACACGATTTCGTCCTGCCGTACGGGTTCTACCGGCAGATTCCCAATAGCACGGCCTCGACGTTTCGGAAAATCGATACGACACTCGGATCGCTACCCTTTGGCGATCGACTCGCGTCGGTCTCTTACTGGGCCTGCGAAGTCTGACCCACCGGCTCGTCAGCTGACTGTCCTGCACCTTCGAGCCACCGGACAGTGATGGACGTACTACTATCATCGTGGGCCGCATATGGCCGGCAATGACGGATCTGGCCGATCTGGTGGCGCGCTCGCTCGATCCTGCCACGCGCGAGACGTTCGACAGCCGCGTCCGAGAGCAGACGGACTTCCTCTACCAGCAATTCGAGACGGGAGCACTGGATAACGACGGCTTCGCGATCGGGCTCGAGATGGAGGTGTACGCGGTCGCCGGAGAACCCGGGAGCGGTGGCGGCCCCGTTCTCCCGACCGAACAGAGTCGGCTCCACCAGATCCCGGGGAGCATCTTCGAGGATACTGACGCGGTCAGCAAGGAGCTGGGCCTGCACAACGCCGAGATCAACACCGATCCGAATACGTTTGATTCGGCCGGCCTGGACGCGCAATCGACCGCGATCGAGATGGAAACCGCGAAGGCTCGTGCGGCCGCGGGCGAGGAGAACTGTGCGCTCGTTCTCGATGCGATGTGGACGATCCCGCCGGACCCTGCAACCGTCGAGTATCTCTCGGCGACGACGGACATCGACGGCGTCAGGCTGGCGACGAACATGCGGACCGACCCGCGATACGTAGCGATCGACAACGATCTGCTCGAACGCGCCGACGGTTCGATCGAGCTGTCGGTCCCGGGGGTCGAGCAGTCGTTCCCTTCGATCCTCGTCGAATCGCTGGCCACGTCGATCCAACCGCACCTGCAGATCCCGCAGTCGGCGGCCTTCCCCGAGTATTACAACGTCGCGATCCGGACGATGGGGCCGCTCGTGGCGCTTGCGAGCAACTCCCCGTTTCTCCCTGCGGACCTCTACACCGACGTGGACGACCCCTTCGAACTGATCGAGCGGACCCATCACGAACTCCGGATCGCCGTTTTCGAGCAGTCAGTCAACGTCACGGAAAACCCGAAGGTGCGGGTCCCCGAGGATCTCGATACCGTGACCGAGGTCGTCGACCGGGTGCGCGAGGACGACGTCGTCGCGCCGTTTCTCAGCGACTGGCTCGATACCGGCGGCGGGGCCGAGTACACGGACAACTACTGGGAGTTCGAACACAAGCGCGGCACCTACTGGCGGTGGGTACGGTGTGTCATCGGTGGCGATCCCGTCGAGGGAGCCGGCGACGAACGCTCGGTTCGCATCGAGTACCGCCCGCTCCCCACACAGCCGACAGTCCCCGACGTCGTCGGCCTGCAGGCGCTGACAGCCGGGTTGATACGGGGGCTGGTCGCCGCCGAGCACCCGCTTGCTGACCTGCCGTGGCACGCCGCAGAATCGTCGTTCTACGCGGCCGCCCGGGACGGGCTCGACGCCGATCTGGCCTGGCTGACCGCCGACGGCGAGCGGACGACCGACCCGGACGAGATATTCGCCGAGATATTCGAGTACGCCGAGTACGGACTCGACGTCCAGGGGATCGACGAGCGGACGGCCGCGTCGTATCTCGACCCGATCCGAACGCGGTGGCGCACGGGGAGGACGCCTAGTGGCTGGAAGAAAGCCCGCGTTCGCGAGCACCTCCACGACGGAATCGATCTACCGACCGCGATCGAGCGGATGCAACGGGAGTACATCCGGCGGAGTCGCGAAACCGAGTCATTCGCCGAGTGGATCTGACCGCCTCGAAACGACTTCCGTCCCTATCCGCCCGTTTCGGCGCGAGCGCTATCACTACTGACGATATCGACGTCGGTGATCTCGAACCGTGCGCCGCCGTGCTCGCTGTCCGTGATCTTGATCTCCCAGTCGTGTGCCTCGACGATCTGTCGGACGATCGCCAGCCCGAAGCCCGTCCCGTCGCGCTCCGTCGAGTAGCCCGTCTCGAAGACGGCTTCCCGGTCATCCGCGGGGATCCCGACGCCGTCGTCGGCGACGTACAAGCCGTCGTCCAGCCTGCCGACCGTGACCGTCACGTCGGTGCCGCCGTGCTGGTCGGCGTTCCTGAACAGGTTCTCCAGCAGCGTCGTCAGGCGCTTCGGATCGGCCCGTACTGTCGGTGTCTCGTCGACGACGAGGGCGGCATTGCGCGTTTCGACGCTGTTCCAGCACTGCGTGACGACCTCCCGTAGCTGTACCGGCTCGATTTCACCGACGACCGCTCCCTGTTGGGCCAGCGACAGCAGATCCGTGATGAGATCGTCCATGCGTTCTAGTTCCACCTCGATATCTTCGAGATGAGGGCTGTCACAGTCGTCTCTGACCAATTCCAGCCGACCGCT comes from the Halapricum desulfuricans genome and includes:
- a CDS encoding MarR family transcriptional regulator — translated: MSTTTEGVRPEVSFTDSTVRDRLKELPPSAKLVAKVLEDSPPLSQGELAEASLLPDRTVRYALNRLDEADLVGSRYSFRDARKQVYFLADQR
- a CDS encoding class I SAM-dependent methyltransferase — its product is MKGQEWYQADDIAEEYEEKRFSRGGRLIDRREKQAVLDAIGPVEDTDVLEIACGTGRFTVMLAERGADVVGLDISGPMLKQGRQKAQAAGVSDHLELMRGDAGRLPFPDDHFDAVIAMRFFHLADTPASFLSEMRRVSREVVFFDTFNRFSTRSIYNWALPMGSRLYSRWEVNRLLDDVGLQLVNGEHDFVLPYGFYRQIPNSTASTFRKIDTTLGSLPFGDRLASVSYWACEV